One Ctenopharyngodon idella isolate HZGC_01 chromosome 9, HZGC01, whole genome shotgun sequence DNA window includes the following coding sequences:
- the crygm2e gene encoding gamma-crystallin M2 isoform X2 — MGRIIFYEDRNFQGRSYECMGDCADMSSYLSRCHSCRIESGCFMMYDRPNYMGNQYFFRRGDYADYMSMFGMNDCIRSCRMIPMHRGSFRMRIYERDNFMGQMYEMMDDCDNIMDRYRMSHCQSCHVMDGHWLMYEQPHYRGRMWYFRPGEYRSFSNMGGMRFMSMKRINDSYF; from the exons ATGGGCAGG ATCATCTTCTACGAGGACAGGAACTTCCAGGGTCGCTCTTATGAGTGTATGGGCGACTGTGCTGACATGTCCTCCTACTTGAGTCGCTGTCACTCATGCAGAATAGAGAGTGGCTGCTTCATGATGTATGACCGTCCCAACTACATGGGAAATCAGTATTTCTTTAGGAGGGGTGACTATGCTGACTACATGTCTATGTTTGGAATGAATGACTGTATCAGATCTTGCCGTATGATCCCCATG CACAGAGGATCCTTCAGAATGAGGATTTACGAGAGGGATAACTTTATGGGCCAGATGTACGAGATGATGGATGATTGTGACAACATCATGGACCGTTACCGCATGTCTCACTGCCAGTCCTGTCATGTGATGGACGGCCACTGGCTCATGTATGAGCAGCCCCACTACAGAGGCAGGATGTGGTACTTCAGGCCTGGAGAGTACAGGAGCTTCAGCAATATGGGTGGCATGAGATTCATGAGCATGAAGCGTATCAAtgattcttatttttaa
- the crygm2e gene encoding gamma-crystallin M2 isoform X1 → MTIYKIIFYEDRNFQGRSYECMGDCADMSSYLSRCHSCRIESGCFMMYDRPNYMGNQYFFRRGDYADYMSMFGMNDCIRSCRMIPMHRGSFRMRIYERDNFMGQMYEMMDDCDNIMDRYRMSHCQSCHVMDGHWLMYEQPHYRGRMWYFRPGEYRSFSNMGGMRFMSMKRINDSYF, encoded by the exons ATCATCTTCTACGAGGACAGGAACTTCCAGGGTCGCTCTTATGAGTGTATGGGCGACTGTGCTGACATGTCCTCCTACTTGAGTCGCTGTCACTCATGCAGAATAGAGAGTGGCTGCTTCATGATGTATGACCGTCCCAACTACATGGGAAATCAGTATTTCTTTAGGAGGGGTGACTATGCTGACTACATGTCTATGTTTGGAATGAATGACTGTATCAGATCTTGCCGTATGATCCCCATG CACAGAGGATCCTTCAGAATGAGGATTTACGAGAGGGATAACTTTATGGGCCAGATGTACGAGATGATGGATGATTGTGACAACATCATGGACCGTTACCGCATGTCTCACTGCCAGTCCTGTCATGTGATGGACGGCCACTGGCTCATGTATGAGCAGCCCCACTACAGAGGCAGGATGTGGTACTTCAGGCCTGGAGAGTACAGGAGCTTCAGCAATATGGGTGGCATGAGATTCATGAGCATGAAGCGTATCAAtgattcttatttttaa
- the LOC127518408 gene encoding gamma-crystallin M2-like, with product MGKVIFYEDRNFQGRSYECMSDCADMSSYLSRCHSCRVESGCWMMYDHPNYMGNGYFFRRGEYADYMSMFGMSNCIRSCRMIPMYRGSYRMRIYERENFMGQMYEMMDDCDSIMDRYRMSHCQSCHVMDGHWLMYEQPHYRGRVMYFRPGEYRSFSNMGGMRFMSMRRIMDSWY from the exons ATGGGCAAA GTCATCTTCTACGAGGACAGGAACTTCCAGGGTCGCTCTTATGAGTGCATGAGCGACTGTGCTGACATGTCCTCCTACCTGAGCCGCTGTCACTCTTGCAGAGTGGAGAGCGGATGCTGGATGATGTATGATCATCCCAACTACATGGGAAATGGGTATTTCTTCAGGAGGGGCGAGTACGCTGATTACATGTCTATGTTTGGAATGAGCAACTGCATCAGATCCTGCCGTATGATCCCCATG TACAGGGGATCCTACAGAATGAGGATCTACGAGAGGGAGAACTTCATGGGTCAGATGTACGAGATGATGGATGACTGTGACAGCATCATGGACCGTTACCGCATGTCTCACTGCCAGTCCTGTCATGTGATGGACGGCCACTGGCTCATGTATGAGCAGCCCCACTACAGAGGCAGGGTGATGTACTTCAGGCCTGGAGAGTACAGGAGCTTCAGCAATATGGGTGGCATGAGATTCATGAGCATGAGGCGTATCATGGACTCCTGGTACTAG
- the LOC127518854 gene encoding gamma-crystallin M2-like, translated as MKRLTLNFQVTFYEERNFQGRSYDCTGDCADFSSYVSNCHSCRVHSGCWMMYDHPNYMGNQYFFRRGEYADCMSMFGMSNCIRSCRMISMHRGSYRMRIYEKENFMGQMHEMMDDCDSIMDRYRMPHCQSCHVMDGHWLMYEQPHYRGRMWYFRPGEYRNFSEMDGMRFMSMRRIMNSWY; from the exons ATGAAG AGATTAACTCTGAATTTTCAGGTCACCTTTTATGAGGAAAGGAATTTCCAGGGTCGCTCTTATGATTGTACCGGCGACTGTGCTGACTTCTCCTCCTACGTGAGCAACTGTCACTCTTGCAGAGTGCACAGCGGATGCTGGATGATGTATGATCATCCCAACTACATGGGAAATCAGTATTTCTTCAGGAGGGGCGAGTACGCTGATTGCATGTCTATGTTTGGAATGAGCAACTGCATCAGGTCCTGCCGTATGATCTCTATG CACAGGGGATCCTACAGAATGAGGATCTACGAGAAGGAGAACTTCATGGGTCAGATGCACGAGATGATGGATGACTGTGACAGCATCATGGACCGTTACCGCATGCCTCACTGCCAGTCCTGTCATGTGATGGACGGCCACTGGCTCATGTATGAGCAGCCCCACTACAGAGGCAGGATGTGGTACTTCAGGCCTGGAGAGTACAGGAACTTCAGCGAAATGGATGGCATGAGATTCATGAGCATGAGGCGCATCATGAATTCCTGGTAttag
- the LOC127518856 gene encoding gamma-crystallin M2-like, which produces MKRLTLNFQVTFYEDRNFQGRSYECMGDCGDFSSYLSRCHSCRVESGCWMMYDRPNYTGNGYFFRRGEYADYMSMFGMSNWIRSCRMIPMYRGSYRMRIYERENFMGQMYELTDDCDSIMDRYRMPHCQSCHVMDGHWLMYEQPHYRGRMWYFRPGEYRSFSNMGGMRFMSMRRIMDSCY; this is translated from the exons ATGAAG AGATTAACTTTGAATTTTCAGGTCACCTTTTATGAGGACAGGAACTTCCAGGGTCGCTCTTATGAGTGTATGGGTGACTGTGGTGACTTCTCCTCCTACCTGAGCCGCTGTCACTCTTGCAGAGTGGAGAGCGGATGCTGGATGATGTATGATCGTCCTAACTACACGGGAAATGGGTATTTCTTCAGGAGGGGCGAGTACGCTGATTACATGTCTATGTTTGGAATGAGCAACTGGATCAGGTCCTGCCGTATGATCCCCATG TACAGGGGATCCTACAGAATGAGGATCTACGAGAGGGAGAACTTCATGGGTCAGATGTACGAGCTGACGGATGACTGTGACAGCATCATGGACCGTTACCGCATGCCTCACTGCCAGTCCTGTCATGTGATGGACGGCCACTGGCTCATGTATGAGCAGCCCCACTACAGAGGCAGGATGTGGTACTTCAGGCCTGGAGAGTACAGGAGCTTCAGCAATATGGGTGGCATGAGATTCATGAGCATGAGGCGTATCATGGACTCCTGCTACTAG